In the Thermodesulfovibrionales bacterium genome, CATTTAAAAGGGATTGCGACAGTGGCCTACGGCCAGAGCAGTAGAGCAGCAGACCAGCAGAGCAGCAGCCCCGTTATAATTAGCTATGGCTAAATACAAAAATCTAATTGTTTGGCAGAAGGCAAACGAGCTCGCTTTAAAGATATATAAACTAACAGAAGATTTTCCTAAAAAAAGAGACATTTGGCCTAACTTCACAAATCAGGCGAGCATCATTATCAGTGGCTACAAATATAGTTGAAGGTTTTGGCAGAAGATCAAAAACAGAACTTTCTCGTTTTATTGATATGGCACGTGGCAGACTTGCAGAAACTCAGTATCTTTTAGAATTCTCTAAAAACCTTGGTTATATAAGAACAGACATTTCTGAAATTCTATCTTTAATAGAAGAAGTCAGTAAACTCCTCTGGAATTTCCAAAAAGGTATTTAACTACTGCTCTACTGCGCTACTGCTCTGCTGCTCTAAAGTGACAACTCTTATGAAATTTAGCTAGAGTTTAGTACTTATGACCTTCCCGAAAGAGCTTGCTACTTTGAGTCAATCTATGCTATTTTATAAATCAATAATTTAATTGAGAAATGTTTATTTTGAGAGAGGAGGAAAGGTAGATGCCAGCTAAAAAACCTAAGAGAAATAAGTCTGCAATGAAAAGAGCGAGGCAGGCAAAAAAACGGGAGGCACGTAATAAGGCTGTAAAAAGTACAATAAAAACACTTGTAAAAAAGGTTGAGGCTTCCATAGCAGCCAGTAATAAAGAGGAGACAGCAAAGAATCTAAAAATAGCAATTAAATATATAATGAAGGCTGCAGCAAAGGGTGTAATTCATAAGAATACTGCAGCACGTAAGATATCAAAGCTTACAAAAAAGGCTAATACCCTCCTTCTTACAGGCCAGGCAGCCTGAGCAAAAGATGCTCAAGGAATTCCCGGTTGGTCTTTGACAGGATGTCCATTTCGTGAAGTATCGGCAGTGCTGTGTCATAATCTTTTGTGCCTGAATAAAATTTGTTTAAGGCCCCAATGACCATAATTAAATCATCCTTCTTTGAAGTCCTGAGGGCTCTGAGTATTAAGAGTGCCCGTGCTCTATCCTTTCTTTTAATGGCCTCAATAAGGTCCCAGGCATCATATTCTGAATGTCCGTAAATTAATTCTTTTAATTCAGCAAGAGAAGGTTTTTCTATTCCCGAGATGGCAATCTTTTGAAGCTCTGCTGCTGCTATTGCAGGATTTCCCTCTGTAATTTCCTCTATATACTGAATGAGTTCCTCAGATAGCTTAAGTCCCATGCTCTTTGCTTTGTACTCTATCCAGTGTCGTACCTCATGGTCCCTGAGACTGACAGAAAGGAATTTAATCTCTTTCATTATATCCATTATCTTTTCTGGTGATTCTTTATTGTAGAGAAAGAGGATTTTTGAGTCACCTATTTCAGGGGCAATGCTTTTAAAGTCCTCTAATTTCAAGAGATGAGCATTTTTTACAATCGTCCATCCCTTATTACCAAAAAAGCCGGGTGTTGTCAATGTCTCTATTATCAGGGAGAGAGGGGGTCTTTCTGATATATCAAGTACCTGAGAGTTTAGTACTTCGCCCTTTTCTTTAAGATGGTCCTGAAAGACAGAATAAGCCTCTTGAAGCATGAAGGCCTGTTCAGAGTAAAGAAAATAATTCTCCTTTAAACCTCTTTTAATCTCTTCGTAGAAGTGAAATATACTCATCAATGAGCTCCACTGATATATCTCTTATAGTCCTGTCTATCTCTCTGTCTCTTGCAAGGAGGATATCTTCTATCCTTGCTCCGCTACTGAAATCCGTTATGAAAGGAGAGCTCAGAGTTCTGGATATTACACTGCCATCCGGCATTGATATATTAAATTCTATTTTCATAATTATTTCATAAATAAGTACCTGATTTGAACGTTCTGCCTGAACTGTCATGTTGAAATCCCTTACCTCAGCATAAATGGAAGTGCCCCTATCATTGTTTAAAATGCATCCCTTTTTAAGGAGTTCCTCGCTCAATACATGCATCAATCTATCTTCAAGACCTGGCAGATGTGTTTTATTTCTTACAATTATTTCTTTTATTATGCAAGTCCTTTCCAGGAGTGTATCTGAATCTGAATTATCAGACAGCGATGCTGAATAGAATCTGTAGCCGCATCCATAGATCAATAGATAAAAAGAGCAAAAGAACAGTGTTAATATACTCTTAATAGAGAAAGACCTCACTTATTCTCCTGTAACTATATTTACCAGTCTCTTCTTTGCCACCACTATATTTTTTATCTTACTGTCAGATATGAGTTCCCTGATCCTTGGTTCTGAAAGTGCTCTTTCACGGATAAGATCGTCTGAAAGCCCCTCGGGTATCATTATCTTTGACCTCAATTTGCCGTTTATCTGTATAACAAGTTCATACTCAGATTCACGGGCAAGTTCTTCATTCCATGAAGGCCAGGGATGTTCAAGTATGGAGAATTTATTACCTATCGCTGACCACAGTTCCTCAGCTATATGGGGAGCAAAAGGACTTATTAGAAGTAATAAATTTTCTACAGCAAACCTGAGTGAGTATCTATCCTGATCCGTGATTGAAGTTTTGCCTGACATATAATCCTGGAGCTCATTTAAAAATTCCATGAGTCCGGCAATAGCAGTATTGAAATGAAACTCCTTCTCTATGTCCACAGTCACTCTTTTTATTGTCCTGTGCGTAAGCCTGAGAAGTGGATGGTCAAAAGAAGGTGGTGTGTTTGGAAGAAGATCTTTTATTACTGTTTTTTGCTGATGAACAAAATTCCACAGTCTGTTTAGGAACCTGTATATTCCTTCAACCCCTGC is a window encoding:
- a CDS encoding four helix bundle protein produces the protein MFLKKETFGLTSQIRRASLSVATNIVEGFGRRSKTELSRFIDMARGRLAETQYLLEFSKNLGYIRTDISEILSLIEEVSKLLWNFQKGI
- the rpsT gene encoding 30S ribosomal protein S20 — encoded protein: MPAKKPKRNKSAMKRARQAKKREARNKAVKSTIKTLVKKVEASIAASNKEETAKNLKIAIKYIMKAAAKGVIHKNTAARKISKLTKKANTLLLTGQAA